In Levilactobacillus brevis, a single genomic region encodes these proteins:
- a CDS encoding acylphosphatase yields the protein MITQHLLVTGQVQGVGFRWSTAQLAHQLGVTGTVQNLPTGQVAIVASGTEQQLADFARQIKQGVTPWVVVRDLQVTAARTQRFVDFRIITR from the coding sequence GTGATCACGCAGCATCTCTTAGTCACGGGACAGGTTCAGGGCGTGGGTTTTCGCTGGTCTACGGCCCAATTGGCCCACCAACTCGGGGTCACCGGGACCGTGCAAAACCTGCCAACCGGCCAAGTCGCCATCGTCGCCAGTGGTACTGAGCAGCAGTTGGCTGACTTTGCTCGGCAAATTAAACAAGGCGTGACGCCCTGGGTCGTGGTTCGCGATCTTCAGGTTACGGCGGCCCGGACGCAACGATTTGTTGATTTTCGTATAATCACTAGATAA
- a CDS encoding RNA methyltransferase produces MRVHQVEGFNVREKITSGQNKRVKQWRALTSKKGRKATQSYLLEGWHLVQEALKAQVPLTAIIGTAEQLAAHAATFPADVDVFELTDSIAKTLGDTSTPQGIFATAPMPDDTGVDPTTATGSWLFLDQVQDPGNIGTMVRTADAAGLTGVVLGQGSASRFLPKVLRSMQGSQFHIQLVEGDLHDWITAFTQRQLPVYGTNLDPQAKDYRDVAAMKAGAIVMGNEGNGMAPDLQQLTTQNLYIPIKGQAESLNVAVAAGIVMFRLVG; encoded by the coding sequence ATGCGTGTACATCAAGTGGAGGGCTTTAACGTGAGAGAAAAAATAACGTCGGGTCAAAATAAACGTGTCAAGCAGTGGCGGGCCTTAACCTCAAAGAAGGGGCGAAAGGCGACGCAATCCTATCTGCTGGAGGGCTGGCATCTGGTGCAGGAAGCCTTAAAAGCACAGGTTCCCCTCACCGCCATTATTGGGACGGCTGAGCAACTGGCCGCCCACGCCGCGACTTTTCCGGCCGATGTCGATGTCTTCGAACTGACGGATAGCATCGCCAAGACCTTGGGCGATACCAGCACGCCGCAGGGCATCTTCGCGACGGCTCCCATGCCGGACGATACTGGTGTCGATCCAACCACGGCCACGGGGAGCTGGTTATTTCTGGATCAGGTACAAGATCCCGGTAACATTGGGACCATGGTCCGGACGGCCGATGCGGCTGGCCTAACCGGGGTTGTCTTGGGTCAGGGGAGTGCGAGTCGCTTCCTGCCCAAAGTGTTGCGGTCCATGCAGGGGAGTCAATTTCACATTCAATTGGTGGAAGGCGACCTGCACGACTGGATTACGGCATTTACCCAACGGCAATTGCCAGTCTATGGGACTAACTTGGATCCTCAGGCCAAGGATTACCGCGACGTTGCAGCCATGAAAGCCGGCGCTATTGTGATGGGGAATGAAGGGAACGGGATGGCCCCGGACCTTCAACAACTGACAACACAAAATCTTTACATTCCCATTAAGGGACAAGCAGAATCGCTCAACGTTGCTGTTGCAGCGGGGATTGTGATGTTCCGGCTAGTAGGCTGA
- a CDS encoding HD domain-containing protein, translating to MTKLTWRDDPEYLALVSDLLEKEPVQRLANYTQHHHSTRLEHSISVSYNSYLIAKKLGLNTRATARGGLLHDLFYYDWRTTKFNLGSHAFIHPRVALRNAEKLTDLSPMEKDIILKHMWGATLATPKYRESAIVSLVDDYEAIHEFFGPTRKHVQAWVEKLTPNA from the coding sequence ATGACCAAACTTACTTGGCGTGATGACCCCGAGTACCTCGCTTTAGTTTCTGATTTGTTGGAAAAGGAGCCGGTTCAACGCCTGGCGAATTACACCCAGCATCACCATTCTACCCGTTTGGAACACTCTATTTCAGTGTCCTATAACAGTTATTTAATTGCAAAGAAACTTGGCTTGAATACCCGGGCCACCGCACGGGGTGGTTTGTTACACGATCTATTCTATTATGATTGGCGCACGACGAAGTTCAACTTAGGCTCGCATGCCTTCATTCATCCACGAGTAGCGCTCCGAAACGCTGAAAAGCTGACCGATCTGAGCCCTATGGAAAAGGATATTATTTTGAAGCACATGTGGGGGGCCACGCTGGCAACGCCTAAATATCGGGAAAGTGCCATTGTGTCTCTGGTTGACGATTACGAAGCAATCCATGAATTCTTTGGACCAACGCGTAAACACGTTCAAGCCTGGGTTGAAAAGCTTACGCCTAACGCCTAG
- a CDS encoding helix-turn-helix transcriptional regulator, which yields MQMMSSEKTEETVDFSLCPRFEQTFSFLGKKWNGLIIDVLLHEGPQRFRDLARKVPRCSDRVLVERLKELEVNGVIVRRTFPDNSLIEYELTTKGEEFKDVMAAVHAWSDKWSCPTEADQK from the coding sequence ATGCAAATGATGTCATCAGAGAAGACAGAGGAAACCGTTGATTTTTCGCTCTGTCCACGATTCGAACAGACCTTCTCATTCTTGGGAAAGAAGTGGAATGGTCTCATCATTGACGTGCTCCTGCATGAGGGGCCCCAACGATTTAGAGATCTTGCCCGCAAGGTTCCGCGTTGTAGTGACCGGGTCTTGGTCGAACGACTGAAGGAACTAGAAGTCAACGGCGTCATCGTTCGCCGAACTTTCCCAGATAATTCGTTGATTGAATACGAATTAACGACGAAGGGTGAAGAGTTCAAGGATGTCATGGCCGCGGTTCATGCGTGGTCGGACAAGTGGTCATGCCCCACTGAGGCGGACCAGAAGTAG
- the pheS gene encoding phenylalanine--tRNA ligase subunit alpha yields MSLKDKLSELRQRGLADIKKSSDLKDVNQVRVQLLGKKGPITEVLRGMRDLDAEERPKVGAFANEIRDDLTNALAQRKEELEQAVLNAQLAKETLDVTLPGTPVAKGEPHVIQQIVDQIEDLFLGMGYQVLSGPEVEEDKYNFEMMNLPKNHPARDMQDTFYITKEILMRTQTSPMQARTLEKHDFSQGPLKMISPGVVYRRDTDDPTHSHQFHQVEGLVIDKHITMADLKGTLQVLAYELFGDKFDVRLRPSYFPFTEPSVEADITCFNCGGKGCKVCKNTGWIEVLGAGMVHPNVLKMAGVDPDVYGGFAFGVGPDRFAMLKYGVDDIRNFYLNDVRFLTQFTKKG; encoded by the coding sequence ATGTCGTTAAAGGATAAACTCAGCGAATTGCGGCAACGCGGTTTAGCAGATATCAAGAAATCTTCAGACTTAAAAGACGTTAATCAAGTGCGCGTCCAGTTGTTAGGGAAGAAGGGGCCCATCACCGAAGTTTTACGCGGGATGCGGGACCTCGATGCCGAAGAACGGCCTAAGGTTGGTGCTTTTGCCAACGAGATCCGTGACGATCTGACCAATGCCTTGGCGCAGCGTAAGGAAGAACTCGAACAGGCCGTCTTGAACGCCCAATTAGCCAAGGAAACGTTGGACGTCACTCTGCCCGGGACGCCGGTGGCCAAGGGTGAACCGCACGTGATCCAACAGATTGTGGATCAGATTGAAGACCTCTTCTTGGGCATGGGCTACCAAGTTCTGAGTGGTCCCGAAGTCGAAGAAGATAAGTACAACTTTGAAATGATGAACTTGCCAAAGAATCACCCAGCCCGGGACATGCAGGATACGTTCTACATTACCAAGGAAATTCTGATGCGGACCCAAACCTCACCGATGCAGGCACGGACACTGGAAAAGCACGACTTCAGCCAAGGTCCCTTGAAGATGATTTCCCCCGGTGTCGTTTACCGGCGGGATACCGATGATCCGACCCACTCCCACCAATTCCATCAGGTGGAAGGATTGGTCATCGACAAGCACATCACCATGGCCGACTTAAAGGGGACGCTGCAGGTGCTGGCATACGAATTGTTCGGTGACAAATTCGATGTGCGGTTACGCCCCAGCTACTTCCCATTCACCGAACCTTCAGTCGAAGCCGATATTACCTGCTTTAACTGTGGCGGTAAGGGCTGCAAGGTCTGCAAGAACACCGGCTGGATCGAAGTGTTGGGTGCCGGAATGGTTCACCCGAACGTCTTGAAGATGGCCGGCGTTGATCCCGACGTTTACGGTGGTTTTGCCTTTGGGGTTGGTCCCGATCGCTTTGCCATGTTGAAGTATGGTGTCGATGATATCCGGAACTTCTACTTAAATGATGTTCGGTTCCTCACCCAATTTACAAAGAAAGGATAA